From Pan paniscus chromosome 9, NHGRI_mPanPan1-v2.0_pri, whole genome shotgun sequence, the proteins below share one genomic window:
- the LOC112441186 gene encoding olfactory receptor 8B3, whose translation MLARNNSLVTEFILAGLTDRPEFRQPLFFLFLVIYIVTMVGNLGLITLFGLNSHLHTPMYYFLFSLSFIDLCYSSVFTPKMLMNFVSKKNIISYVGCMTQLFFFLFFVISECYMLTSMAYDRYVAICNPLLYKVTMSHQVCSMLTFAAYIMGLAGATAHTGCMLRLTFCSANIINHYLCDILPLLQLSCTSTYVNEVVVLIVVGINIMVPSFTILISYVFIVTSILHIKSTQGRSKAFSTCSSHVIALSLFFGSAAFMYIKYSSGSMEQGKVSSVFYINVVPMLNPLIYSLRNKDVKVALRKALIKIQRRNIF comes from the coding sequence ATGCTGGCTAGAAACAACTCCTTAGTGACTGAGTTCATTCTTGCTGGATTAACAGATCGTCCAGAGTTCCGGCAACCCCTCTTTTTCCTGTTTCTAGTGATCTACATTGTCACCATGGTAGGCAACCTTGGCTTGATCACTCTTTTCGGTCTAAATTCTCACCTCCACACACCAATGTACTATTTCCTCTTCAGTCTCTCCTTCATTGATCTCTGTTACTCCTCTGTTTTCACTCCCAAAATGCTAATGAACTTTGTATCAAAAAAGAATATTATCTCCTATGTTGGGTGCATGActcagctgtttttctttctcttttttgtcatCTCTGAATGCTACATGTTGACCTCAATGGCATATGATCGCTATGTGGCCATCTGTAATCCATTGCTGTATAAGGTCACCATGTCCCATCAGGTCTGTTCTATGCTCACTTTTGCTGCTTACATAATGGGATTGGCTGGAGCCACGGCCCACACCGGGTGCATGCTTAGACTCACCTTCTGCAGTGCTAATATCATCAACCATTACTTGTGTGACATACTCCCCCTCCTCCAGCTTTCCTGCACCAGCACCTATGTCAACGAGGTGGTTGTTCTCATTGTTGTGGGTATTAATATCATGGTACCCAGTTTTACCATCCTCATTTCTTATGTTTTCATTGTCACTAGCATTCTTCATATCAAATCCACTCAAGGAAGATCAAAAGCCTTCAGTACTTGTAGCTCTCATGTCATTGCTCTGTCTCTGTTTTTTGGGTCAGCGGCATTCatgtatattaaatattcttCTGGATCTATGGAGCAGGGAAaagtttcttctgttttctacatTAATGTGGTGCCCATGCTCAATCCTCTCATCTACAGTTTGAGGAACAAGGATGTCAAAGTTGCACTGAGGAAAGCTCTGATTAAAATTCAGAGAAGAAATATATTCTAA